The genomic segment GGATAAACCCATGACATTTTACGTAAAATTGACAAACTAATATATAATATGGTTTGTGTCTTGAATATTTATCATGATTTTATTTGTGTATACAATGTGACAGAAATCAATTCATTTAGTTGCAAGCCACCATGTGTTTGCATTAATACCAAGTTttatacaaaaccagtaaggaaagacaaaatgctatatccaactctgaactaaatttgatggacctcggctgatgtttttagatgggttattaaacaattcgtatcaaatttcgagcaaatatgttcaaactgtaataactacggttgacaaatgacaacattattgcaaattacttaaaatctgacgaactctcaccacatttcgtggggtagtaccaacactaataagcggagccaagccctggcagagttcttgaatactaacgacctaataacacttaacattagtaacaccgctacctttgttaataggattaaggaggaggtattagatgtgacgatatgttcgcaaaatctaatcgatgagattcagcccaagaaaaaccctagatgaccggggagattcgaaatattgggaaagaggtccgcagactttttaacagagcacgtcgtaaaaaagtggaagtttattgggatgtgtattacacacggctcaaggaatactataagattaccagagcggcaaaacgtgcctcctggaagcttttctgcgaacaggacgatagcgttaatgacaccgccaagataaaaaagtctCTCTCAAAAATCTATGTcttaactgaaactttagtagaagacatgggagtgagagcagagacaacggaggacatgttgaggcttttgatgaaaacccattttccacaggatacgaagggactcacggagacaccggaatcttggaataatgacgctgatcgaaggtttataattacggaatttatggtgaaggaatccttgaggagtttcaaatcatttaagtcacccggacctgatggaatatttccggcattactacagaaaCAGGCAAACTATCTGCCGCCTCgcctggccaaaatttttacagcgtgcctaggacttgcatgtacttcgaaagcctgacaggaggcccgggaaggcaagttatgcgacaccaattcccattctactcaaaaccaaggaacatattgtggacaccatgataaaggataggacatccagcgaactgcttaactacaaacagcatgcctacaTCAagggagactgccctgcacgagattgtgcataaaatagaagaatccctcgctgccaaaacgtacacactggtggtatgcattgacatcgagggggcttttgacaatgtgcggaccgacacactgatccaatccctggaccagtaccgggtggacccggtctttAGATACTGGATTaaacatatgctaaggaacaggtggatacattgtgtgtcccatggcataaatataaggtagAAAGTGACACaggacacgccacaggggggcattttatcgccactcctatgggtgaccactataTATGccctattacggatgttgactgagaagggattcgAACCCGTCGTCTAGGCAGATGAtgatataatacttctaaggaatAAGGATcccaacgagctatgcagaagagccgaaagggtcctgcaaatggcatatgactgggctagacccagaggtctcaatgttaacccagagaagactgttcacgaggaagacaaaggtgggccaatttaacgcaccacgtttcctcaataagactatttcgatatctgacaaggtcaaataattaggtgtgatcttggacaggaaactgaattggaagtgtcacattcaagagcatactgagaaggctcacaaatattgggcactatgaagacggggcgtaggcttgaaatgggacctgaatccaaggatagtccaccggctctacaggagagtaattagaccaatacttacttacgtctcagtagtttggtggacagctatggagaaaaagtgcatcataaggaccatacaacaggttcagagaacatgttgtcttggcataggcagagcgatgagaaccacgccccctagggcactggagactaatctagatatccgacccattgacatacagattaagtgtgaggcagccactgtggctatgagacataaagcgatgggagaatggattgaggatgggagcagctcataccagcgcggtataatcgaggtgacgataggaaacctgaaaggaagggaagaggtttccgatcggatacctgagatgaaccttgaagtcgagagcaaggcactgctgccatcggcacattcTTGGATTGACGTAACCCTAGtcttgccatctggaagatcatgttacaccgatggatcaaagatagaggacagattgggccagggggtttatattgagaacccagggactgagatgtgttttagactgcctgaccataatacggtcctgcaggcggatatccgggcgatcacggaatgcgtgaagtggggaagtgctaacgcgaggacttcgagtgtgaacatctttaccgacagtaaaattgccataaaggcaataacaaccatgacggtaaggtcacgaacagtcttgcagtgtaagaaggagattaatgcattctctgagaatggcaaaatccgcatcgtttgggtgccgggccataacggagtaaggggaaatgaaagggcagacgatttgacggtgaaggccagaggactaccgtcaataaacttggtttacccgaaacctttcgggtcaacgcaatccgagttaagggagtgggtgacgaatgcgcatgaaacattgtggaacagcgaaacggtcggtaggacggtgaaaatactatggggaatccagatcgtgagaagacgaggctattactgacacataggactactagttcacttatataaaatcggtgcagcaagtgatagcgtgtgtagtgcatgcggggaagatgatgagacgctggagcaattcctttgtcattacccggcttttaCGTCTAAAAGATacctgcacttaggtggagacacaataccaggcatgaaccaacttaggggagtggtattgaaactTAGGACTGatatttgtaagtagcatggaattcctaacttaaaatttcctttttagaggttaatttgtagtttttagagcgcacaacaagccgattactggcttaggtgtatgtccatagtggcatggggcggatcaatatcagcaccctcttttgaacctaacctaaaatctggcgaacatataaagggtgatttttttgaggttaggattttcatgcattagtatttgacagatcacgtgggatttcagacatggtgtcaaagagaaagatgctcagtatgctttgacatttcatcatgaatagacttactaacgagcaacgcttgcaaatcattgaattttattaccaaaatcagtgttcggttcgaaatgtgttcattcaccgtaacgttgcgtccaacagcatctttgaaaaaatacggtccaatgattccaccagcgtacaaaccacaccaaacagtgcatttttcgggatgcatgggcagttcttgaacggcttctggttgctcttcactccaaatgcggcaattttgcttatttacgtagccattcaaccagaaatgagcctcatcgctgaacaaaatttgtcaaaatttgaacacatttcgaaccgaacactgattttggtaataaaattcaatgatttgcaagcgttgctcgttagtaagtctattcatgatgaaatgtcaaagcatactgagcatctttctctttgacaccatgtctgaaatcccacgtgatctgtcaaatactaatgcatgaaaatcctaacctcaaaaaaatcaccctttatatgggagctgtatttaaatctgaaccgatttcgaacaaatttCTTACATATTATGGTAGTCGATgtacaatattttggcaagattggtcaataagtgcgttagcagtggctctagaagtgaaaatcgggcaatattcatatatatcgacatacatatatggtgtcataacgggacacataggactacgagctcactaatgcaaaatcggtgcgtcaagtgatatatgtactcacagattccagtatctctggaatgtgtagagtagttcctagtctcgcaagctcgtcgactatacaattccctgggatatatctgtggcctggcatccagaacaggttaattttggactgttcagccatctcgttgagatatctgcgacagtcgagggcggtttttgtttgtttttagaaatacgttctcctggGACTTAATGGCTGtcggagaagatatttatgccaatcttcgtgatgacattatatcttagccatcattccaccacttccttaattgcaaggatctccgcttgatacacactgcagtggtcgggtaaccttcacgatatgaccagttctagatctttagagtacgccccaaagcccacctggttgtttagtttagaaccatccaTAGAGAAGTCCaagtaacttctattaccagggatatcttagttccaatcagttctacagtactttttaccaaaaagcgtctcaggtagggtgtaatccacactgcctggaacatctgaTATTGTatcagcattataggtctgacaactgcagtaaatacccaatgcatgatgcgcgttctaaaccccccaacttttgccaatgactctcttgcaggtgtatagggcaagggttgcttttcttgccctttccaaaatgttggatttgaagtttaatttcctgtccagcaaaacacccaggtattttgagctttctgtaaatgcaacattctctccttccaaggagacaggtgccactgtaggcaacttgtgtctcctgctgaaaataactacttgtgtcttgcacggatttatacctagaccactttgggttgaccacttcgctgttgcacggtgagcttcctgaagtatatctcttagggTGCTGGCAAaccttcccctaaccgcaattgccacgtcatcagcataagcGTCtaattttacgcctttttcttccagagacaataatataaagGTAATggaggcgcagaggttagcatgtccgcctatgacgctgaacgcctggttcgaatcctggcgagaccatcagaaaaatctttcagcggtggttgtccctcctaaagctggcgccatttgtgaggtactatgccaggtatgttcatgggcaaaaatatgcaatttgcaatggctatcttccaaagtagaggagacagcacACCTCCTTGAGATGTTCTTCTGCTaatccatctttttagatccacagatcccaagactGCCgttatgcatcttttagtaagtaagttattaaaaaactttcttGCGGAAGAGTTAattcctagaaactccaactccttcatgattgacgttggtTGTCCGTTAGTGGCAACaccttcaatatcaagaaattaTGTAGCCGagtaggtcgtgaagggctgtttcagtcgATTTGCCTTTGCTATACGCTTGCTGCcgtcgcgacaggcgatcttcagGGATTTTtgacctaagatatgtttctatcaacctctcaagagactTCAGCAAAAAGGATGACAGATTAACTGGAAAAAGAATTTCACTTAACCGATCCTATTTTTAAGTGAAAATAACGCATAAGTAAAACAAAATGGGCTTAATTTAGCGTTTCACTTACCCGGTTTCGCCTGCCgcatataccaatctcccgatttaaggtgaAGGTCATGTAAAAGCCTCACTTATAATCtgctttcgaaaaaatttggaataatgaTTAGTTTTGGTTCCCTTGACATCTTTACTCGCCTAAGTAGTATTAACTGAGCTGTTCTTGCAGCAACCATTTAAACCATCATCTTGCGAATAGCAAAGCACTGCCCAGAGACGTCGGTTTAGGTCATCATGAggggttcagcgctacaaatgAAATCCTCTGAATCAAgcagcatatcaagcgggtatAAAAAGCACTCACTGTGATATGGTAGCGAAAGCGGTCAACAGCTGCCGAATGAATTCAGTGTATGGAGACCATCTGCCGTCCATAGCACCCGATAAAGTTAATCGCTCTCGACAAACCAAAGTAGTTCTTGCTAAACTAAATTTCGGCAGATGCAGCAGCCTTAAATCCTAGTGAGCTAGCATCTGCATCTGTCACCTTTTCATCTGCCCCACCAATCATAGTCAAAATACTACCAGACCACTCGGAACCCACCcctcttaaaatttaaaattaatttcaatcaaattgagGTTTTTCTTCAcattacatttttatttcaatacaaTTGCATGCATATAAGATGTGTTTATAAAACATCATATCGTTTTCtacaatatataaaaagtaATAAGAGCGCAACATTTGCCAACATTTCGAATGAAATCAATAAAGATTTCCCATTTGAATACCCTTTCAAGTAGATTGTGACAGTGTGTGGGCGTGGCATGGGCGTTTTAAACAAATACTGGTGCAtagatacatatgtatatagatAAGAACTAGTTACTACAAATGTACGAGTATACGGTTACTTTGTAATTGCGACCATAAAGAAGATTAGACAAGATTTATGGCTAAATTAAGTTTTGTGTGTATCACTGTTTCTGAGGATTTGCTAACGACACTCACTCACTAAAGAGGTCCTTGAGGTTCTGCCCCCCGAATAATAGGGACCATGAGGGTGTTGAGGTACTACAAACTAATAAGAGGTAATTTGTACATAAAATAAATACTTGGTGCATACATAGAGTGGGTGggatatatttgtatatatatatatagatatgcgGGGGCTAGTAGGAGGTAGGATAACACACAGATACCCAAGAAATGCATAGGTCTATGTGTTAACCACAATCGACTACTATAAATTCTACTAAACGTTGGTTAGCTATGGAGTAAAGAGTTGACTAAGTTATTGCTCATCATCCAAACGTATGGCATGATTGACATGGCCACCACCAGCGGCTTCGGTCGGAACTACCATTAGTTCAGGTGTATGCATAGCAGAGGAGTTGTTAATGTTCTCCTTGGGTAAATTGGTCTCAGTATTCATGCTGATATTGTTGGTGGTCTTGCTGGAATTGATCTTCAAAACGCGATGTTTTTGAACAGCATTGACAATGGCTGAGATGATAATGCCCAAGGCAAGAGTCAATAAACAGCCAAGCATGGAATACCACATATAGCTAAGTTTAAATATGGGCCAATCACTGCAACAAAATTGAAATTAGTTTACATTTTCTTAAGCCAAAATCCAAACTTTGGTTACTTACGTAAAGCCACTTTCAACCGTCTCCACCGCTTCTCTACGCACTGCCGACAATATCAACGAAGTTTCAGTGGTATTAACCAAACAATCACAATTTTCCACCGACAATGGCAAATCTTCAGGATCCACATTCGAAATCTGAGCCACTACACCAATGAAAATCACAATGACCAAGGCTGAGATGCCACCGTAGAAAGCACCTTTGGTATTGGCATTCTTAAATGCAATGCCCAAGACAAAAAGGCCCAAAGTAACACCTCCAATCAGGCCATTGAGCGTAAGCGTAGCTTGTAGAACTCCACCCAAACGTTCGACAATGAAGACCAAACCAAAAGACAAAATGCCATAGCCCAAGGACATCCATTTGGCATAGAGAGCACCCTTGTCGGGTGAGATTTTGATGTTCAAGCCATTCACCAATAAATCCTCACAGGTTACAGCCGATAAGGAATTCAAGGCAGAGGCCACAGttctaaaaacaattaaaattattattgaaTAAAAAATGCCAATTCACTTAGTCTTAAAACTCACCCCAAACTTGCTGCAAAAATACCCGCCACAAATATACCTGCCATGGTATAAATATGCTCATACGTACTGATGATATAGTAGGGTAATAGCTGATCAGTAGCTGTAATGCGCCCTGCAGTCAAGGGATCGCAATCGGCATAGTGATTGAACACCATTAGACCTGTGTAGAAGTTCAGCAGGAACACCACCACCAAACCCAAAATGGCAAAACCCAAAGCAATGCGTGCCAATTTCAATGATTTCAGCGACATACATTTCTGCACCGAAGCCTGATTGGTACAGAACAACGAGGTCCAATAGAAGAAGCCACCAATGACCACCGACCAGACTGTATGACGGGTTGTGGGATCCATGTTGAAACTATAAATTACAGAAAATGTTAggggtattaaaaaaaattcttcccaactcaaaaaaaaaagtgctaagttcgtccggtcgactcttttataccctctgctatggatcgcattggtcaaGTTTTTTCCCCGATAGCTCTTTATAGGagacaaaagataatggataatattttctatgctattggagctataccaagttttgaaccaattggggccatacttggtttgactGTTGAAGACTAAAGTAAAAGTcattatgcaatatttcagcccaaACAGAAAAGAATTGCCACCTACCAGGGCTAaggaatcgagagatcggtttatatgacagctatatcaggttatgaaccaattcagaccatatttgtagCGTATGCTGAAGGTCACAGCAGAAGTcgttttttttcacgtaaccaacacgcagggcatgtcccctatatatgcagtgcattgcgttggcattTAAGGAAAGTTAAGGGTAGGAGGGGGGGAGAAAGTGAGTAGTGTTTgttgatattcgtcttaaatttctgaacgtcaatgtcggtggaaaagacattagccggaagtcggttccacatacgaatggttcgggcgaaaaatgaattttatcgGTAGTGCTAGTTCGCTCGACTGGCCAAACGAttgcaaacgggtgtgagttcctggcaagtcttgtatttctGGTGAACATCcgaacgtcagggataagaagacgaatatccatggaacacacgccatgaaaattaCGATAGAGCAATAGAATGCTACCCACATGCCGACGAGGTTCAAGcaaagcaatagagttggatactctactgtccccaatcaacaccatcgctctccgttgaacacggtcaagtagctccaagtatgattttggagctactgcccatatatgagagttatattccatcctcaccCTGATGTAGgtaatatagatattgagaagatcagaagaggtgaaatatttcttgtaccgcttaaaaaaaccccaaacacttgaatgcttctttcgacacttcgaatcatgttttgaccaacgggcATTACATTGTATCtttatgcccagaacatcaagagaatctgattgctcaatatctataccgtcgatagatatcgacgattgtagtgggttagtgaatcgcttgtgagataagaaacagcactgcgtcttctgtgcgctAAAGTCTACTCcattcattctaccccactcggaaatggccaacacatcctgggagagcgtctcatccataatgcgcctcctgtccacaatttcttgaggactgggcctatggtcgaatgaatatgaatgacactgactactgtcatcggcaaataagtagactggattcgaagtctgacccaatagatcgtcaatgaaaataagaaaaagggaagggaaaggacagagccttgtggcacacctgccgTCAATATATACTtatcggatgagaacccatctacaacaactcgtatagtgcgatctctgaaaaagctcgatataaatcgaacgaagttattaccgactccaaaagcgataagctttgataaaagtgcaccgtgccagaccctatcaaatgccttgcagatatccagagccacgacatTAATCTCACCAAACTaatggatagagcgactccatcgttccgacagaagtgccatgaggtcacccgtagagcgatttctgcggaacccatactatctgtcgctaagaaggccattggaccctaagtatctgacaagatgatggttaaccatactctccataatctTGGAGAGCgcagagcatatcgcaattggccggtaaatCGCAGGGATGTTCGCCCTaccttttttggggaagggctgACCGTTCGCAACCTTCGAAGGCGCtgggaaaactcccgcacggtaagcaaggttgaaaaggttgcgtggtggacgagcaagcgtcgaagaacacttacaaaggacaagtgttgatatatcgtccgggcccggagatgaat from the Stomoxys calcitrans chromosome 1, idStoCalc2.1, whole genome shotgun sequence genome contains:
- the LOC106086172 gene encoding sodium-coupled monocarboxylate transporter 1, with translation MSASMVAILKLLFLCALAHTAGCLALPTSSVVKTFETATDPPKISEYVIVRGEDSSNENPHFKLAASMLLKSLQQETAEILPLVDEPLEECSNPSHKATFSPYDYTVLLAMLVISLGIGIFYGFCKKSGSSSNEFLLGSEMSIFPVTLSLTTSFITAIELLGNPSEMYFQGSQFVLIVIPMVFVIPVAVKVFYPIYFKMELTSCYEYLGIRFGKEIRVLGAVLYVLQMCFYTAVAVLAPAIALSKATGLDTKIAVVLIYVVCVFYSSQGGMKAVVIADSFQAAVLALSLILVVALGSFYSGTPAEIFKTAAERDRLEFFNFNMDPTTRHTVWSVVIGGFFYWTSLFCTNQASVQKCMSLKSLKLARIALGFAILGLVVVFLLNFYTGLMVFNHYADCDPLTAGRITATDQLLPYYIISTYEHIYTMAGIFVAGIFAASLGTVASALNSLSAVTCEDLLVNGLNIKISPDKGALYAKWMSLGYGILSFGLVFIVERLGGVLQATLTLNGLIGGVTLGLFVLGIAFKNANTKGAFYGGISALVIVIFIGVVAQISNVDPEDLPLSVENCDCLVNTTETSLILSAVRREAVETVESGFTDWPIFKLSYMWYSMLGCLLTLALGIIISAIVNAVQKHRVLKINSSKTTNNISMNTETNLPKENINNSSAMHTPELMVVPTEAAGGGHVNHAIRLDDEQ